In a single window of the Flavobacterium sp. W4I14 genome:
- a CDS encoding MraZ protein (product_source=KO:K03925; cog=COG2001; ko=KO:K03925; pfam=PF02381; smart=SM00966; superfamily=89447; tigrfam=TIGR00242): MTQLLGEFDCKLDAKGRLMVPAALKKQLPNAENDGLIINRGFEKNLVIYPKNVWDAVVADLAKLNIYDQENRAFVRAFTRGATELSLDAAGRVLLPKSLVEYAGIGSDLVLACQLDRIEVWDKKAYEDIFDDVPANFASLAQKVMGDKKGGVDGE; encoded by the coding sequence ATGACCCAACTTTTAGGAGAATTCGATTGTAAACTTGACGCAAAGGGCCGCCTTATGGTACCTGCTGCGCTTAAGAAACAATTGCCTAATGCCGAGAATGATGGGCTCATTATTAACCGTGGTTTTGAGAAAAACCTGGTGATCTATCCTAAAAATGTGTGGGATGCCGTTGTGGCCGATCTTGCCAAGCTTAATATTTACGATCAGGAAAACAGGGCCTTTGTACGGGCTTTTACGCGTGGGGCAACCGAGCTTTCGCTTGATGCTGCCGGCCGTGTGCTTTTGCCGAAATCTTTGGTAGAATATGCGGGTATCGGTAGTGATCTTGTTCTGGCCTGCCAGTTGGATCGTATCGAGGTGTGGGATAAAAAAGCATACGAAGATATTTTTGATGATGTTCCAGCCAATTTTGCAAGCCTTGCTCAAAAAGTAATGGGCGATAAGAAAGGAGGGGTAGATGGCGAATAA
- a CDS encoding putative iron-regulated membrane protein (product_source=COG3182; cath_funfam=1.20.5.100; cog=COG3182; pfam=PF03413,PF03929; transmembrane_helix_parts=Outside_1_29,TMhelix_30_52,Inside_53_155,TMhelix_156_178,Outside_179_215,TMhelix_216_238,Inside_239_354,TMhelix_355_377,Outside_378_434,TMhelix_435_457,Inside_458_461,TMhelix_462_484,Outside_485_498,TMhelix_499_521,Inside_522_528), which yields MLRSKIKSETTSKKLNWAKHQKRWFGKWHLYLGIIAGAIVAFVGVTGSILVFQDEIDRALNPNLFEVIAQKQKMPVEDIVPLIRKNYPSLKIDYLMLNNFKNPNEAYSVMNLKTGGETFINPYTGKTTGKRIHTSSFIHVVTELHRTLLIPVAGRYICGLASLCLLILTISGLRLWIPKKWKQLKSALTVRFSGSFKRQNYDWHNSLGFYSSPIVAILSLTGFSITFSTLVIPLLFVLNGKSPQGVAALLGAKSAWHAQAVPLPLKEIVAAAKEKMPNGYIGGIAFPADKTGTYRLDVVSGNLPKVGKREMLIVDQYTGKVLLNSRKDFPNVGNAYLSWLTPIHYGSFGGRPTQIIAIIAGLMPLALFITGFIIWWPRYKKQKKGKKRKTNEAALDEVLETPTVEKELKPTKIKTPLPKLGSYFLLQFKSGLKYAMIILPISFIMGALYGLPSGIIIQPAIFVVAFSCVMVCLNFICALLSEIFNILILLPFKKGSHRVTRYFALSTAFLVCYLAVYIVLLNTGLEVF from the coding sequence ATGCTACGCTCAAAAATAAAATCAGAAACTACCTCCAAAAAATTAAACTGGGCAAAACACCAAAAAAGATGGTTCGGCAAATGGCATCTCTATCTGGGCATTATAGCCGGGGCAATTGTAGCCTTTGTAGGCGTTACAGGCAGCATCCTGGTTTTTCAGGATGAGATAGACCGCGCGCTGAACCCTAATCTGTTTGAAGTGATTGCGCAGAAACAAAAAATGCCTGTTGAGGATATTGTTCCTTTGATCAGAAAAAACTATCCCAGCTTAAAAATTGATTACCTGATGCTTAACAACTTCAAAAACCCCAATGAAGCATATAGCGTTATGAATTTAAAAACTGGTGGAGAAACCTTTATTAATCCATATACCGGAAAAACAACCGGTAAAAGAATACATACCAGTTCTTTTATCCATGTGGTTACCGAACTGCACCGAACTTTGCTTATTCCTGTTGCCGGACGTTATATCTGTGGTTTAGCTTCACTATGTCTTTTAATTTTAACCATTTCGGGCTTGCGTTTATGGATCCCAAAAAAATGGAAACAGCTAAAATCGGCACTTACAGTAAGGTTTAGCGGCTCTTTTAAGCGGCAAAATTACGATTGGCACAATTCACTCGGGTTTTACTCCTCTCCCATTGTAGCGATATTAAGCCTCACCGGTTTTTCGATTACTTTTTCTACGCTTGTTATTCCACTGTTATTTGTGCTTAATGGGAAATCTCCTCAAGGCGTAGCTGCGTTATTGGGTGCAAAATCTGCATGGCATGCACAGGCTGTACCCCTTCCACTTAAAGAGATTGTTGCCGCAGCGAAAGAAAAAATGCCCAACGGTTACATTGGTGGGATTGCTTTTCCGGCTGACAAAACAGGCACCTACCGCTTAGATGTAGTGAGTGGGAACCTACCGAAAGTTGGAAAAAGAGAAATGCTTATTGTTGATCAATATACGGGGAAAGTGTTATTGAACAGCCGGAAGGATTTCCCTAATGTTGGTAATGCTTATCTCAGCTGGTTAACACCAATCCACTATGGAAGCTTTGGTGGTAGGCCCACACAGATTATCGCCATTATTGCCGGCTTAATGCCTCTTGCCTTATTTATTACTGGTTTTATTATCTGGTGGCCACGTTATAAGAAACAAAAGAAAGGCAAAAAACGAAAAACAAATGAAGCAGCTTTGGATGAGGTATTGGAAACCCCGACGGTTGAAAAAGAGTTAAAACCAACGAAAATAAAAACACCGCTTCCGAAACTGGGCAGCTATTTCCTTTTACAGTTTAAATCGGGATTAAAATACGCAATGATTATCCTCCCGATCAGTTTTATTATGGGTGCATTATATGGCCTTCCTTCAGGAATCATTATTCAACCGGCCATTTTTGTAGTGGCCTTTAGCTGCGTGATGGTCTGTTTAAATTTTATATGTGCATTGTTGTCCGAAATATTCAATATCCTCATTCTACTTCCATTTAAAAAGGGAAGTCATAGGGTAACACGCTATTTTGCCTTATCAACAGCTTTTCTGGTATGCTATTTGGCGGTTTATATAGTGCTGCTTAATACTGGGCTTGAGGTTTTCTAA
- a CDS encoding iron complex outermembrane receptor protein (product_source=KO:K02014; cath_funfam=2.170.130.10,2.40.170.20,2.60.40.1120; cleavage_site_network=SignalP-noTM; cog=COG1629; ko=KO:K02014; pfam=PF00593,PF07715,PF13715; superfamily=49452,56935; tigrfam=TIGR01783) translates to MFKFLTLFLTVLSVRAFAQTGTIKGTVTTSDGKPAEFVNVVLAGTNKAAVVNGAGHYTINRVATGSYTLTASFTGLLTQKSTITIKAGETTIINFTLVEDKQQLQEVVVNSNGRQTKETDYVARMPLKNLENPQVYNVVGKALIKEQLMTDVKEVFKAAPGVVPTEYVTGSFAVLFRGFTNFDYARNGMATSVYRTGTEIANLERVELIKGPSGTLFGAQVATFGGAINLVTKKPYAGFGGEVDYSMGSFDLSRATIDLNTPLNKEKTVLLRFNAVKHQQNSSSEYGKNKRYVISPSLSYQASERLSLLFDFEYFNSNANRLAYTLLFGDEVPFKSARDIPIGFKKSFFQNDLLSDAEATKYFGQARYQISKNWTSTTGVSHVNEFLNHSYQPYVEWIDADTASTSIRHFGPRERTYANIQQNFNGKFSTGKFQHNLLIGASFEYNDETLTYKALPLDKINIKQPFEKSGLSRVTGLLADNSIPASNDAYGGNAFGLYASDVINWTDRLSTMLSLRFDRFKQTYVGGFVQPSLSPKFGVVYQVVKDQVSLFGNFMNGFQNQGPLEQPDGSLFKPKPVFANQLEGGVKAELPEGKLGGSISYYYIDIDNALRTDNALFSFQDGQQVSKGVEVELTANPFTGLNVVAGYGFNENKFVKADVYEGKYATQAPKHIVNYWLSYQLPLQNIKGIGLGFGGNYVGDSYLNSSNTYTIPAYHIINAAVSYQKEKWKFGFKLNNITNVEYWDLVGNPQFTRNFVANFSFRF, encoded by the coding sequence ATGTTTAAATTTCTAACTTTATTTTTAACGGTCTTATCAGTGCGGGCTTTTGCCCAAACAGGTACGATTAAGGGCACGGTAACTACTTCAGATGGTAAACCGGCAGAATTTGTAAATGTTGTTCTGGCTGGAACAAATAAGGCTGCGGTGGTAAACGGGGCAGGCCATTATACAATAAACAGAGTTGCGACAGGATCTTATACCTTAACGGCAAGTTTCACAGGACTGCTTACGCAAAAAAGCACAATAACGATAAAAGCAGGTGAAACCACCATTATTAATTTTACGCTGGTTGAAGACAAGCAGCAATTGCAGGAGGTTGTTGTAAATAGCAATGGCCGGCAAACTAAAGAAACCGACTATGTTGCCCGAATGCCTTTAAAAAATCTCGAAAATCCACAAGTATATAATGTTGTAGGAAAGGCATTAATTAAAGAGCAACTGATGACTGATGTTAAGGAAGTGTTTAAGGCTGCGCCAGGAGTTGTGCCAACAGAATATGTAACGGGAAGCTTTGCTGTATTATTTAGGGGATTTACGAATTTTGATTACGCCAGAAACGGAATGGCTACTTCTGTTTACAGAACGGGGACGGAAATAGCGAATCTTGAACGGGTAGAATTGATTAAAGGCCCATCGGGTACGCTTTTTGGCGCTCAGGTAGCTACTTTTGGTGGGGCTATAAACCTGGTGACCAAGAAACCTTATGCGGGTTTTGGTGGTGAGGTAGATTATAGCATGGGAAGTTTTGATTTAAGCCGCGCAACTATTGATCTCAATACACCGCTAAATAAAGAAAAAACAGTACTGTTAAGGTTCAATGCAGTAAAGCACCAGCAGAACAGTTCAAGCGAATATGGTAAAAATAAAAGGTATGTAATTAGTCCCAGCCTTTCTTATCAGGCCAGCGAACGTCTTTCGCTCCTGTTTGATTTTGAATATTTTAACAGTAACGCAAACCGTTTAGCCTACACCTTGCTTTTCGGGGATGAAGTGCCTTTTAAATCGGCCAGGGATATTCCGATAGGCTTTAAAAAGTCTTTCTTTCAAAATGATTTGCTCAGCGATGCCGAAGCCACAAAATATTTTGGGCAGGCCAGATATCAGATCAGTAAAAACTGGACATCAACAACTGGCGTATCTCACGTAAATGAATTTTTAAACCACAGCTATCAACCTTATGTGGAATGGATCGATGCTGATACGGCTTCAACAAGCATCAGGCATTTTGGTCCGAGAGAAAGAACTTATGCCAATATCCAGCAAAATTTCAATGGTAAGTTCAGTACTGGCAAGTTTCAACATAACCTGTTGATTGGCGCGAGTTTCGAATATAATGATGAAACACTTACCTACAAAGCCCTTCCGCTTGATAAAATAAACATTAAGCAGCCTTTCGAAAAATCAGGACTGAGCAGGGTAACCGGCCTTTTAGCCGATAATTCAATACCTGCATCAAATGATGCGTATGGAGGAAATGCTTTTGGTTTATATGCTTCTGACGTGATCAACTGGACCGACCGTTTGTCGACGATGTTAAGCTTGCGTTTTGATCGTTTTAAGCAAACCTATGTAGGAGGTTTTGTTCAGCCATCTCTTTCCCCTAAGTTCGGAGTTGTTTATCAAGTGGTTAAAGACCAGGTATCTTTGTTTGGGAACTTTATGAATGGTTTTCAAAATCAGGGGCCACTTGAACAGCCTGATGGGAGTCTTTTTAAACCAAAACCGGTTTTTGCCAACCAATTGGAAGGTGGGGTAAAAGCAGAACTGCCTGAAGGTAAACTCGGCGGAAGCATCAGCTATTATTATATTGATATTGACAATGCTTTGCGTACGGATAATGCCCTGTTTAGTTTTCAGGATGGCCAGCAAGTGAGCAAGGGTGTCGAAGTAGAACTTACCGCAAATCCTTTTACGGGGCTAAATGTTGTGGCAGGGTACGGATTTAACGAAAATAAATTTGTTAAGGCCGATGTTTATGAAGGTAAATACGCCACACAGGCACCCAAACACATCGTTAATTATTGGTTAAGTTATCAGTTACCATTGCAGAATATTAAAGGCATCGGGCTGGGTTTTGGGGGAAACTATGTTGGCGATTCCTATTTAAATTCCAGCAATACCTATACCATTCCGGCCTATCATATTATTAATGCTGCCGTTTCCTACCAAAAAGAAAAATGGAAATTTGGCTTTAAGCTAAACAATATCACCAATGTAGAATATTGGGACTTGGTAGGAAACCCACAATTTACCAGAAACTTTGTAGCCAATTTTTCTTTCAGATTTTAA
- a CDS encoding hypothetical protein (product_source=Hypo-rule applied; cleavage_site_network=SignalP-noTM; pfam=PF06439; superfamily=49899), translating into MRKKIFLFGIGCLLLAGLSEKTFASTVMIRDNIKLAVEPAALIGRWDITVDVNGKPAPAWLEVKLSGFKTLVGYFVSTAGSARPVSEVKFDNGKFRFEIPPQWESGTSNLIIDGTVADTRIQGTMTDCNGKQYSWKGIKAPYLKRTAAPAWGKPINLFNGKDLSGWKTNGPNQWIVKNGILTSPKAGSNLITEQKYNDFKLHVEFKYAKGGNSGVYLRGRYEVQIEDSKKDAHPNSVLFGGVYGFLTANEMVTLGPDEWQRYDITLVGRLVTVVANGKTIISNQEIPGITGGALDSNEGEPGPIYLQGDHEPIEYRKIVITPAK; encoded by the coding sequence ATGAGAAAAAAAATCTTTTTGTTTGGTATAGGCTGTCTGCTCCTCGCAGGCCTGTCGGAAAAAACATTTGCTTCAACAGTAATGATACGCGATAACATCAAACTTGCTGTTGAGCCTGCAGCATTGATTGGTCGTTGGGACATTACCGTTGATGTAAACGGAAAACCGGCGCCAGCCTGGCTGGAAGTAAAACTGTCGGGTTTTAAAACTTTGGTGGGATACTTTGTGTCCACTGCGGGTAGTGCGCGTCCGGTATCGGAAGTAAAGTTTGATAATGGAAAGTTTAGGTTCGAAATCCCGCCACAATGGGAAAGCGGTACCTCGAATCTGATTATTGATGGCACTGTTGCCGATACCAGAATTCAAGGAACAATGACAGACTGCAATGGTAAACAATATAGCTGGAAAGGTATTAAGGCTCCTTACCTGAAAAGAACTGCTGCACCTGCATGGGGTAAACCCATCAATTTGTTCAATGGTAAGGATCTGTCTGGCTGGAAAACCAATGGACCAAACCAATGGATCGTGAAAAACGGTATTTTAACCAGTCCGAAAGCGGGGTCAAATCTCATTACCGAACAGAAGTATAATGATTTTAAGCTCCACGTAGAATTTAAATATGCCAAAGGAGGAAACAGTGGGGTATACTTAAGAGGGCGTTACGAGGTGCAGATTGAAGATAGCAAAAAAGATGCGCACCCTAATAGTGTACTTTTTGGCGGTGTTTACGGATTTTTAACGGCCAATGAAATGGTTACGCTCGGCCCCGATGAATGGCAGCGCTACGATATTACCCTTGTTGGCCGTTTGGTAACAGTGGTAGCCAATGGCAAAACCATCATCAGTAACCAGGAAATTCCGGGCATTACAGGCGGTGCATTGGATAGTAATGAAGGAGAGCCGGGACCTATTTATCTTCAGGGAGATCACGAACCGATCGAATACCGGAAAATTGTAATTACACCGGCGAAATAA
- a CDS encoding AhpD family alkylhydroperoxidase (product_source=TIGR00778; cog=COG2128; pfam=PF02627; superfamily=69118; tigrfam=TIGR00778): MLNIIKHRLDIWEEEPLYWKHMSGIENILNGSSIAKSLIEIIKIRASQINKCSFCIEYHTSEALKSGELPRRIFALAAWQESPLFSEVEKVVLQLTEEVTHISEHGVADETYEKLQAHFDKREIANLIVCICHINFLNRVGISTKTVAL; encoded by the coding sequence ATGCTTAATATTATCAAACATCGCTTAGACATTTGGGAGGAAGAGCCATTGTATTGGAAACACATGAGCGGGATAGAAAATATCCTTAACGGATCCTCTATCGCTAAGAGCCTGATCGAAATAATTAAGATTAGGGCCTCGCAAATCAATAAATGTTCATTCTGCATCGAATATCATACCAGCGAAGCGCTCAAATCCGGCGAATTACCGCGCAGGATATTCGCACTGGCTGCCTGGCAAGAAAGCCCCCTGTTTAGCGAAGTAGAAAAAGTAGTACTACAGTTGACTGAGGAAGTAACCCATATTTCGGAACATGGTGTGGCCGATGAGACCTATGAAAAACTTCAGGCACATTTTGATAAAAGAGAAATAGCCAATTTAATTGTCTGTATCTGCCACATCAATTTTTTAAACCGTGTGGGTATTTCTACCAAGACAGTAGCCTTATAA
- a CDS encoding hypothetical protein (product_source=Hypo-rule applied; pfam=PF01966; smart=SM00471; superfamily=109604), whose product MSLNTPKTVAGITIPDSNLAKQATELLIEHSSDFLYNHSLRTFIFGSLSAGQKKITYDHELLYICSVFHDLGLTPHYSSSDKRFEVDGANAARDFLKGHGFSQQTLQLVWDAIALHTTPGIVEYKEAEAVLLNHGVALDVVGRGYEQLSESARQEIIYRFPRTDFKKTIIPTFYEGFKHKPHTTFGNMNADICACMIPDFKRPNFCDAIINSPWSE is encoded by the coding sequence ATGTCACTAAATACCCCAAAAACTGTTGCAGGTATCACAATACCCGACAGTAATTTAGCCAAGCAGGCTACTGAACTCTTAATTGAGCATAGTTCTGATTTTTTGTACAACCACTCGTTAAGGACTTTCATTTTTGGATCACTAAGTGCGGGACAAAAAAAAATCACATATGACCATGAACTATTGTATATCTGCTCGGTATTTCATGATCTTGGACTTACCCCACATTATAGCAGTTCGGATAAGCGGTTTGAAGTTGATGGTGCAAATGCTGCCCGTGATTTTCTGAAAGGGCATGGTTTCTCTCAGCAGACCCTACAATTGGTTTGGGATGCAATTGCCCTGCATACAACGCCTGGGATTGTAGAGTATAAAGAGGCAGAGGCAGTGCTATTGAACCATGGAGTGGCACTTGATGTGGTAGGACGAGGCTATGAGCAGTTATCGGAAAGTGCCAGGCAGGAAATTATCTACCGCTTTCCGCGTACCGACTTTAAAAAAACCATTATCCCTACCTTTTACGAGGGGTTTAAGCACAAACCGCATACAACTTTTGGTAACATGAACGCAGATATATGTGCATGCATGATCCCTGATTTTAAAAGACCTAATTTTTGTGATGCTATTATTAATTCGCCCTGGAGCGAATAA
- a CDS encoding hypothetical protein (product_source=Hypo-rule applied; cleavage_site_network=SignalP-noTM) yields the protein MKNKLLLICLLLLNLSIAKAQEISFVVDKNREEVIKLVGKLQSSLSKGPFDALKDDRLFSTTISIKNEIYPAVNHKNYLVVKYKNKPSKAKISSTWYISVEKISPTKTKVTSNLVIVTASEGKKNVDSEETFSSGKLEKQLKDSVEKNSNDHLEEKRIGNVALGHESPML from the coding sequence ATGAAAAACAAATTGCTTCTTATCTGTTTATTATTATTGAATCTTTCCATTGCAAAAGCGCAAGAGATATCCTTTGTTGTTGATAAAAATAGGGAGGAGGTCATCAAACTGGTGGGTAAACTTCAAAGCTCTCTATCAAAGGGACCTTTTGATGCCCTAAAAGACGACCGGCTTTTCTCGACGACTATTTCGATAAAAAATGAAATCTATCCAGCAGTCAATCATAAAAATTACCTGGTTGTAAAATATAAAAACAAGCCATCAAAAGCTAAAATATCCAGCACCTGGTATATCAGTGTGGAAAAGATATCCCCCACCAAAACTAAGGTCACCTCTAACCTGGTTATCGTTACGGCCAGCGAAGGCAAAAAAAACGTCGATAGTGAAGAAACCTTCTCTAGCGGGAAACTCGAAAAGCAGCTTAAAGATTCTGTAGAAAAAAACAGTAACGATCATCTGGAAGAAAAGAGAATCGGAAATGTAGCACTCGGTCATGAAAGCCCAATGTTATGA
- a CDS encoding hypothetical protein (product_source=Hypo-rule applied) — translation MNDYYLKRIRKPIPKLVLKDTNGQELFSFVFTEESEEILTADMAGSKYGLIKNIQNERTSYQLKKDDFLFSEFSGSGISMLHIKSIISDEHNKDINVELGISAHISFWTKQPSLNLFYDDARLFKIKHTFFNGWELESAVAEDDKNFNNFLFTFISLFVTSHRELYFRVMRNDY, via the coding sequence ATGAATGACTATTACTTAAAACGAATCCGCAAACCCATACCTAAGCTGGTTTTAAAGGATACCAACGGACAAGAATTATTTTCTTTCGTCTTTACCGAAGAAAGTGAAGAAATATTAACAGCTGATATGGCCGGCAGTAAATACGGTCTGATAAAAAATATCCAAAACGAAAGAACCAGTTATCAGTTAAAAAAAGATGATTTTTTATTTAGTGAGTTTTCGGGTAGCGGCATCTCAATGTTACATATCAAAAGCATAATATCCGATGAGCATAACAAGGATATCAATGTAGAATTAGGTATCTCTGCACATATCAGTTTTTGGACCAAACAACCCTCGCTAAACCTGTTTTATGATGATGCCAGGTTGTTTAAGATCAAACACACATTCTTTAACGGCTGGGAACTTGAAAGTGCCGTGGCAGAAGACGACAAAAACTTCAATAATTTTCTCTTTACGTTTATATCCCTGTTCGTAACCTCGCACCGTGAGCTATATTTTAGGGTGATGCGCAATGACTACTAG
- a CDS encoding phosphoglycerate kinase (product_source=KO:K00927; cath_funfam=3.40.50.1260; cog=COG0126; ko=KO:K00927; pfam=PF00162; superfamily=53748) — MNTIDQFDFKDKKALIRVDFNVPLDDEFKITDDKRIRAALPTISKILKDGGAVILMSHLGRPKDGPTDKYSLKHILSDLSALVGVEVKFADDCIGENAVKQAADLKPGEVLLLENLRFYKEEEKGDVAFAEKLSKLGDVYVNDAFGTAHRAHASTSIIAQFFPDAKYFGYLMASEVENAEKILNHAERPFTAIMGGAKVSDKILLIEKLLDKVDNLIIGGGMAYTFAKAQGGEIGTSLLEADKQALSLELIEKAKAKGVNLILPVDTVIADKFANDADKKDVDSGHIPVDWMGLDIGPKSVVLFQDVIKNSKTLLWNGPMGVFEMESFQVGTKAVAEAVVAATKDNGAFSLIGGGDSAAAIAKFGMEDEVSYVSTGGGALLEYMEGKELPGVKAING, encoded by the coding sequence ATGAATACAATTGACCAGTTTGACTTTAAAGATAAAAAAGCATTAATCAGGGTAGATTTTAATGTGCCTTTAGATGACGAATTTAAAATTACAGACGATAAAAGAATCAGGGCGGCTTTGCCAACCATTTCTAAAATCTTAAAAGATGGTGGTGCGGTTATTTTAATGTCTCACTTAGGCCGCCCGAAAGATGGCCCTACCGATAAATATTCTTTAAAACACATCTTATCTGATCTGTCTGCTCTTGTTGGTGTAGAAGTTAAGTTTGCTGATGATTGTATTGGCGAAAACGCAGTAAAACAGGCAGCTGATTTAAAACCAGGTGAAGTTTTATTGTTAGAAAATCTTCGTTTTTACAAAGAGGAAGAAAAAGGAGATGTTGCCTTTGCAGAGAAATTATCAAAATTAGGCGATGTTTATGTAAACGATGCCTTTGGTACTGCTCACCGTGCACACGCTTCAACTTCAATTATTGCCCAGTTTTTCCCAGATGCAAAATACTTTGGTTATTTAATGGCCTCAGAAGTAGAAAATGCAGAGAAAATATTAAACCACGCAGAAAGACCTTTTACTGCAATTATGGGTGGCGCTAAGGTATCTGATAAAATTCTTTTGATTGAGAAATTGCTGGATAAGGTAGATAACCTGATTATTGGCGGTGGTATGGCTTACACTTTTGCTAAAGCACAAGGCGGAGAAATTGGCACCTCATTATTAGAAGCCGATAAACAAGCGCTTTCTTTAGAGTTGATCGAAAAAGCAAAAGCAAAAGGCGTAAACCTGATTTTACCTGTAGATACCGTAATTGCTGATAAATTTGCAAATGATGCCGATAAAAAAGATGTAGACTCTGGTCATATTCCTGTAGATTGGATGGGACTGGATATCGGTCCAAAATCGGTTGTTTTGTTCCAGGATGTTATTAAAAACTCTAAAACCTTATTGTGGAACGGCCCGATGGGTGTTTTCGAAATGGAAAGTTTCCAGGTAGGTACTAAAGCTGTTGCAGAGGCAGTTGTAGCGGCTACTAAAGATAACGGCGCATTCTCTTTAATCGGTGGTGGCGATTCTGCTGCGGCAATTGCAAAATTTGGAATGGAAGATGAGGTAAGTTATGTTTCTACCGGTGGTGGTGCATTACTTGAGTATATGGAAGGTAAAGAATTGCCAGGTGTTAAAGCCATTAATGGATAA
- a CDS encoding GNAT superfamily N-acetyltransferase (product_source=COG0454; cath_funfam=3.40.630.30; cog=COG0454; pfam=PF13673; superfamily=55729) translates to MVKFILPEEVLPLRSLVLRNGKPFEACVFEGDLAYDTFHLGFLKDGEIKSIATFMRNDFFPEEGEGYQLRGMATHPDAVGNGYGAALVTFAIEYLKEYKTDYLWCNARSTAAAFYKKIGFTTESPEFDIPGIGFHYEMKLNLNQK, encoded by the coding sequence ATGGTCAAATTTATTCTTCCCGAAGAAGTACTGCCTTTAAGAAGCCTGGTTTTGCGCAATGGCAAACCATTTGAAGCATGTGTTTTTGAAGGCGATCTTGCCTACGATACCTTTCACCTTGGTTTTTTAAAAGATGGGGAAATAAAATCTATAGCCACATTTATGCGGAACGATTTTTTCCCTGAAGAAGGAGAGGGCTATCAGCTTAGGGGTATGGCCACCCATCCCGATGCAGTTGGAAATGGTTATGGTGCTGCACTTGTTACTTTTGCCATTGAGTACCTAAAAGAATATAAAACCGATTATTTATGGTGTAATGCACGTTCAACGGCGGCAGCTTTTTACAAGAAAATCGGCTTCACTACCGAATCGCCTGAGTTCGATATCCCTGGCATCGGTTTCCATTACGAAATGAAATTAAACTTAAATCAAAAATAA
- a CDS encoding hypothetical protein (product_source=Hypo-rule applied), with amino-acid sequence MIGAATKRITVAIRFIEPRLVHQDYSPVSTVKLKGACIGLLAGKKCLAQGVAASRMSLS; translated from the coding sequence ATGATTGGCGCTGCAACAAAAAGGATAACCGTTGCAATAAGGTTTATTGAACCAAGGCTTGTACATCAAGACTACAGCCCGGTATCAACTGTAAAATTAAAGGGGGCCTGTATCGGTTTGCTTGCAGGCAAGAAGTGTTTAGCCCAGGGCGTAGCAGCATCCCGAATGTCATTAAGTTAA